A window from Nitrospirota bacterium encodes these proteins:
- a CDS encoding penicillin-binding protein activator LpoB: MLIAFTAGCASTTVERVKPEEAIDLSGRWNDTDSRLVAEAMMKDLLSRPWLDIYVEKNKRQPAVIVGTVVNRSHEHINVQTFTKDIEKELTNSGLVQFVASSGEREEIREERAEQMIHATEETAKGVGKETGADYMLKGVLNTIQDEEKGTRVIYYQINLEMIDIESNVKVWLGDKKIKKVVEKRRFGF; encoded by the coding sequence ATGCTGATCGCTTTCACCGCGGGATGTGCAAGCACCACAGTAGAGAGGGTCAAACCAGAGGAGGCTATTGATTTGAGCGGCAGGTGGAATGACACAGATTCCCGCCTGGTTGCAGAGGCGATGATGAAAGATTTACTGTCAAGACCCTGGCTTGATATCTATGTCGAAAAGAATAAGAGACAACCTGCTGTCATCGTTGGCACAGTAGTCAACAGGAGCCATGAACATATAAATGTTCAGACATTTACAAAGGACATTGAAAAAGAACTGACGAACTCCGGCCTGGTGCAGTTTGTAGCCTCCAGTGGTGAAAGAGAGGAGATCAGGGAGGAGCGGGCCGAACAGATGATACACGCTACGGAAGAAACTGCCAAAGGGGTCGGCAAAGAGACAGGGGCTGATTATATGCTGAAGGGGGTCTTAAATACCATTCAGGATGAAGAAAAAGGTACAAGGGTCATTTATTATCAGATTAACCTTGAGATGATAGATATTGAGAGCAATGTTAAGGTTTGGCTGGGAGACAAGAAGATAAAAAAGGTTGTTGAGAAACGGCGCTTCGGTTTCTAA